From the genome of Rhodothermales bacterium:
TGACCGGGAAGACGTCCTCCTGGCCCTTGCCCCAGCGTTTTTTGACGTCTTTGAGCGTGACGTAGGTAGGTATTCGGGTGGCGAGTTCGCGGATAGCATCCGCGACACGTGCCGGCCGGGAGAGGTCGGACCGCGTGAGCAGCAACGCCCGCAACAGCCGGTCGATGTCGATCCACGTCGTGCTCGTGTTGTAATACGAAAGGCGGTATTCGATGTCCTCGCGCGGCATGGCGAGGCCTTCGACGAGGCGGAGATGTCCGTCGACACGGGCGAGGCCTCCGCCTTTGTCCTCGATCTGGCGGGTGATGACTTCGGTGGACAACGCCGCGCCCTGTTCGATGTGGTAGCCGAGGATGGCGGGGTCGAGGCCGGCGCCGAGGGTATCGATGTTGTGCACCATGAGGTATTTCAGCTGCGGCCGGATCTCCAGCAGCTCACTGAGCACCCCGTTTTTGAAGATGTTCAGCACATCGTACCAGTGGCCGACCGGGTGGAGGCACTGGTGGGGAAGGTTGTCCGTATAGGCGGATCCTTCGCCGGCCTGGCGCACCCACTTGATGAGGGCCGCGCGGCCACTTTCGCGGACTTTCTGGGCTTGTTCGTCGAGCAGCTGTTGCGGCATCTCTTCCCAGGCGAAACGCAGATCCCGCTCCATGGGGATGAGGCGCAGGCCGACATTGCTACCGGGCGAAAGCAGGAGCGGGCCGGCGTAGCCGTAGTTGCCCATGTAGTCCAGATGTTCTGCGATGGGCCCGTGCGTCATGTAACTCGTCGTGATGACGTGGGGCAGGTGGGTGCCCACCTCGCGCGAGATACGCCGGCTTTTGGCCAGATGGATCTCGACAAAATTGCGGTGTACGCCGGCGAGTTTGGCGAAGGGGTTTAGCGCCTTGACGACGCCGGCGCCTTTTGTCCACCGGCTCCCGACGCCGCCGGCGAGGGTGACGACGGCCACCGCGCCCTGTTGCATGGCGTCGAGACCGATCGACCGATAGGTAGCGGGCAGTTCGCCGCGGGCGTCAAATACGTCGCGGGCGTCCACGTCCTCGATGCGGGATTGCGCCGGCAGGCGATTCTGCGCCAGCCCGATGCGGCCGCTGCGGAGGTCGGCCCGGATCTGCTCGTGTTGATGCCGGTCGAACCCGTAGCGGTCCAGCAATTCGTCGAGGGACTGCGTTTCGCCGTCCGGCTCCTCGTCGTGCGGCAGGAGGCGGTCCATCAGCCCCGAGACCACGTCGGCCAGCTCGGGACGCGTTTTTGAGGCGACGCCGAAGCGGTCCAGCTCCGTGCGCCGGCTGCGCGTCAGTTCGCGGGTGGCGCGTCGGACGAGGATCGGGACCATGAGCACGTAGTAGCGGGGCGGCATGAGCGCCTCGTCTCCCAGCATCAATTCGGCCTTCGTGCCGGCCTCATTGATCGCAAAGTCGTACACTACCGGATCCATCGCAAAGGGGATGGCGGTTTCGAGCCGGACCTTCGTGTTGTGCATGATGGCCTGGAGTCGCTCGACGGCCAGCTTCTTCTTTTTGGGGTCGAAGATAAAACCCATACCGCCGCCCGACATCCCGCCGAGCATCCAGAAGCCCCAGAAGTCGTCGCCGAACTCCTTGCGCACCTGGTCGATGAGCGATTCCGTGTAGTAGTTGCTGGCCCAGGGGATGATCGTCTGGATGGGCCAGTCGAAGTTGCGCTGGGTGATGGCGCCGATCGATTTCACGTCGCCGTCGCGCAGCGAGCGGACGATGTCGTCGAGCAGTTTGATGGCCGCCTGGCGCCAGCGCCACTCTTTGTCCGACCGCAGGAGGTACTTTTCGGTGACCATCTCCAGGATGGGTCCGACATCCTGCGCCATGCCGCCGTGGACGAGCACGAGGCTGTCTTGCAGGCGTTTGCCGGTGTCGCGGGCGACGTCCCCTTTTTCGAGGATCATGTGGTGCGGCAGAAGCCGGCCGCGGCTGACGCCGAACTCGGGGTCGCCCTCGACGGCGTTCACGCCCTCGATGAGTTTGATACCCGGCCAGATGCCGCCGCTATCCTGCCAGCCGCCACCCGACCCCCCCAGCCATTCGCCGAGGATGGCGCGCGCGGCGACTGTCCGGCGTTCTTCCTCGTTGAGCGTGCCCGTAAGCGAGCGCGTCTGATCCGTCGCGCGCATACACACCGAGATGAGGGACGCAAGCAAGTTGGTGGACACCGCGAGGCGCGAGCCTTTGGGGATGTCGTTCACCTGGCTGACGACCTCGACACCCAGGCCAGGGCCAACGAGCTTTTCGAGGAGGTCGGACAGCGGCTGGCTGGCGCCTTCCATGCCCGGGGGGACGATGCCCGAGGCGATGACGGCGGCCTTGAGGAGCCCCAGGTGGTCCCGCGCGAAGTCGAACACCTCGGCGAGCGTCGTGATGTCCGCTACGGCGTTTAAGTCCACGCTAACCAGCCGGAGGATCGGCTCGTCGATCACCCGAAAGTAGGTCTCGATGGGTGGCTTCGGCGGTGTGAGGCCGTTCGCGCCGCGGACGGAGAGATCGACCGACACATTGAGCACGCGGGCGCCCTCGGGGAAGTCCATCCCGAGGAAGAAGATATCGCTCCAGCCGCTGTGGGTGAGGTCCATACGGACCGGCGTCGTTTCCTGGATGATCGGAAAAAGAGCCTCTTTCGAGGGCCGATCGACGAGTTCGCGCCGGATGCGCAGTGGGTAATCCGCCGGATGCCCGATCCGAAACATCCACTGGTTCCCTCGAACCGAGCGCACGCTGCGCCGCACCTGGTCCGACAGCGTCTGAAAGGCAAGGCGGTGGTAGGCGGAGGCGAGTGCGCTGGATAACGCATCGCAGGGGCCGTTCTTCCGCTGCGCCGTCAGGAACAGCTCCAGGGCTTCCTCGAAGCGTCTTTTGAGGAGATGATTGACCCCCTCGTAGGGAATGTGGCCGGGCGCCTCGCCTTCGTAACGGCGGGGCAGGTGAAACCGGTGGATGGCGTACAGAAAAAAGAGCGCGCGGACGCGTTCGTAGAGGTTGGTGCTATCGCGGCGGAAGCGGTCGAGCGCCTCACATTCCGCGTGCAACATCTCAGCCGATGCGTTCCGGCACACGGAATCCAGCGACCGGTCGCGAATTTCGGGCTCGCTCGCACGAATGATGTCTACCAGAATACTCATGCCGCCTCTCCCTGCGCTGCCGCGCCCAGTTCCCGAATCGCCAGCAACTCGATGATGCGCGAGAGCACCTCATCGCGGTCCTTGCCGCTCAGTGCTATGGCCAGCTGCGCATTGAGCAACCCGTATTTCACGCCGACATCGTATCGCCAGTCTTCCGTCTCCATGGCCAGGTATTGTTCGCGATGACAGAGGTCGGCCAGCGCCTCCGAAAGCGTGACAGAGCCACGAACGTTTCGATCCTCGAGTTTGTGACCCAGGATATCGATGATCGTTGGCGTGAGGACGTGCATCCCGAAAAAGCACAGGTAGTGACCCGTCCGCAGCCCCGAAACGACCAGGCGCTGCTCGGCCTCCGTGGGGGTGGGTTTTTCGACGACGTGTTCAACCCTGTACAGGTTGGGCCAGCTGGAGATGCGCTGGACGCCGACCGTCCCGTAATACGGCAGCAGGTTCTCGCGCGTGGCCTGGACGACGGAAACCGAGCATTGCTCTTTCCGCGCCGCCTCGACGAGGCGCGCCGCGCAGCCCGAACCCGAACGGCTGATGTACAGGTGATCTCCTACAAGATGCAGGAAGGAGTCGCTGCCGATAAAATCGCGTGCGCAATAGACGGCGTGGCCGTATCCGCGCGGTTCTTTTTGGTGGACAAAGTGCAGCCGGCCGGCGTGGTCACCGGACACGGCCAGGTACGCGGCCTCGTCCCCCGGGCGCACGACGATACACACTTCTTCGACGCCGCCGCGCAGCGCTTCTTCGATGATGATGTGGAGCACCGACTTTTCAGTGCCGTCCCGATCGATCAGGGTTTGCAAGGGCAAGTTGCGCTGCCCTTTGCCGGCTGCCGTGATAACGGCCTTGTTGATAGTCATCATAAGACACAGGCTACCTGAAAACAGAAGCCGGAAGATAGGCGATTAGGTACCGGAAGATGCAGGCGCAACCAGAAAAAAACGCGGCGGAATACGTGGGGACCGTGGGCGCCCTTGATACGGCAATCGGACGTCCTCTCAACGTCCGATCCGATCCGATTGATCCAACCTGGAGTCGTCTCTATCGGGGCACCGGAGAGGGTATCCTAGATGGAATGGGAAACGGAACCGCCGGCACAAAAAGGGATTCACAACATCCGTTCCCGATCCACTCCTCGCCCCCCTCCTTCCCCACGCGCATGCACGCCAACCCTTACG
Proteins encoded in this window:
- a CDS encoding sugar phosphate nucleotidyltransferase, which encodes MMTINKAVITAAGKGQRNLPLQTLIDRDGTEKSVLHIIIEEALRGGVEEVCIVVRPGDEAAYLAVSGDHAGRLHFVHQKEPRGYGHAVYCARDFIGSDSFLHLVGDHLYISRSGSGCAARLVEAARKEQCSVSVVQATRENLLPYYGTVGVQRISSWPNLYRVEHVVEKPTPTEAEQRLVVSGLRTGHYLCFFGMHVLTPTIIDILGHKLEDRNVRGSVTLSEALADLCHREQYLAMETEDWRYDVGVKYGLLNAQLAIALSGKDRDEVLSRIIELLAIRELGAAAQGEAA
- a CDS encoding UTP--glucose-1-phosphate uridylyltransferase; protein product: MSILVDIIRASEPEIRDRSLDSVCRNASAEMLHAECEALDRFRRDSTNLYERVRALFFLYAIHRFHLPRRYEGEAPGHIPYEGVNHLLKRRFEEALELFLTAQRKNGPCDALSSALASAYHRLAFQTLSDQVRRSVRSVRGNQWMFRIGHPADYPLRIRRELVDRPSKEALFPIIQETTPVRMDLTHSGWSDIFFLGMDFPEGARVLNVSVDLSVRGANGLTPPKPPIETYFRVIDEPILRLVSVDLNAVADITTLAEVFDFARDHLGLLKAAVIASGIVPPGMEGASQPLSDLLEKLVGPGLGVEVVSQVNDIPKGSRLAVSTNLLASLISVCMRATDQTRSLTGTLNEEERRTVAARAILGEWLGGSGGGWQDSGGIWPGIKLIEGVNAVEGDPEFGVSRGRLLPHHMILEKGDVARDTGKRLQDSLVLVHGGMAQDVGPILEMVTEKYLLRSDKEWRWRQAAIKLLDDIVRSLRDGDVKSIGAITQRNFDWPIQTIIPWASNYYTESLIDQVRKEFGDDFWGFWMLGGMSGGGMGFIFDPKKKKLAVERLQAIMHNTKVRLETAIPFAMDPVVYDFAINEAGTKAELMLGDEALMPPRYYVLMVPILVRRATRELTRSRRTELDRFGVASKTRPELADVVSGLMDRLLPHDEEPDGETQSLDELLDRYGFDRHQHEQIRADLRSGRIGLAQNRLPAQSRIEDVDARDVFDARGELPATYRSIGLDAMQQGAVAVVTLAGGVGSRWTKGAGVVKALNPFAKLAGVHRNFVEIHLAKSRRISREVGTHLPHVITTSYMTHGPIAEHLDYMGNYGYAGPLLLSPGSNVGLRLIPMERDLRFAWEEMPQQLLDEQAQKVRESGRAALIKWVRQAGEGSAYTDNLPHQCLHPVGHWYDVLNIFKNGVLSELLEIRPQLKYLMVHNIDTLGAGLDPAILGYHIEQGAALSTEVITRQIEDKGGGLARVDGHLRLVEGLAMPREDIEYRLSYYNTSTTWIDIDRLLRALLLTRSDLSRPARVADAIRELATRIPTYVTLKDVKKRWGKGQEDVFPVTQFEKLWGDMTALPELDTRFVAVSRMRGQQLKDPGQRDGWLRDGSAKYVERLCDWGED